From the genome of Deltaproteobacteria bacterium:
GGTCAAGCCCTTCAGGGGCCGGTCAGGGGGCTGGACGAAAATCCGTTTCAGGTCGTGAAGGACGTTTATCAATGATAATACGAGGCCAAAACAGGTAATGGCCTCAAAAGAAAGGGGGATTTAATATGCCAGGATATGATCGAACCGGTCCGATGGGACAGGGCCCCATGACTGGGGGAGGCTTTGGGTTTTGCAGCGGAGCAAGGCCGGCTGGCAGCTGGGCCGCCGGTCGCGGCGCTGGCCGGGGCGCTCGCCCATGGGGCGGCGGCAGAGGCCGCGTCTTTGGCGGGGCCTGGCAGCCTCAGGGCTTTTACGATCCGGCTTATCGCGCCGGATACCCTGACACCGGCCCCGGAGCGCCGGCGGGTTCTGAAAGTGAATTCCTTAAGGCTCAGGCTGAAGACCTTAGAACACAGCTTAAGGATCTAGAGGCCCGTCTGGCTGAGATTGAGAAAGAATAAGTAAAAACAGAACCAGACCTGAAAACCGGCCGATTCGTCCCGGGCCGGTTTTCAGGATGTGAAGCAAAAAGGCGTTTACTCCCACCTCACCTTAATGGGTTTTCGATCCACGCTGCGGAGAAATTTAAGCCTTGGATAGCCCAGGACCAGCACGCTGAAGACCTTGTGGCCGGCCGGGAAGTTCAGCTCTTTCATGAGCGGCGGAAAGGCGTTGGCCGCGGCCTCGAAAAGGCCGATATAGCAGGTCTCCAAACCCATGGTCATGGCCAAAAGGACCACCGTCTGCGCTGCAATAACGCAGTTGTCTTTCGGGGTGCTCGTAAGCTGAGGCGAGTGGAAGATCATGACAGCCGGGGCCTTATGAAAGATGGGATCTATCCCTGCTTCCCTGGCCAGGATTAACCGATTCCTGCCTTCAAGGGTTTGCAAGGCAAATTCAAGATCTTCAGGCAAATTCTTTCCTTCGGCCTTCAGGTTTGCCGCTCTTTGTTCCACCTCGTCAATCATTTCCTTGAAAAAATCAACCGTCAGATCCGATAATTTTTGGATTCTCTCCGGCTCCCGGACAACCACGATTTCCACGGTCTGAACGTTGCTTCCGGTTGGGGCAAAACGACAGACATCAACCAGGGTCTTTAAATCTTTTTCAGAAATCTCTTTATCCTTGAAGCTCCTATGGCTTCTTCGCTTTTTAATAAACTGGATGAACCGGCTGGTATCAAACTGGACATCCTCATCAAACTCGATGAAGCCGTCCATATTCATTTTGTGGTGCGTGATGGCCATGGTGGGGCAAAGCGCCACGCAGTGGCCGCAGAAATTGCAATTGGTTTCATTAGCGTCCACAATGATTTCGCCGTCATTGTCGGTGAAACAGCGCATGCAGGCGGCCACGCATAGACCGCAGTCGGTACACTTATCCTCTTCTATCGAAACCCAGCTCATAATTATTCCCCCATAATATTATTGATCAGTTTCATTGGTAAAAAAAAATCTTAAAAAGAACAGATTAATCATGGTTGACTTCCTTTTTACTTTAGAGAGATTAAGCCCGCCTTTCCTTTTATGTCAAGGGAAAAACCGGACTATCGCTCAGTCAACCGCATTTCTCTATGCTTTGTAAGCATCCCGGTTTAAATACAAACGCAGGGCTGAGCGGGCCGTCCGAAGGCTCAAAAAGCGCGCTCCAAGGTAAGAAGCCGCAAAATCTGATCATCAAGCGCCAGATGAAGTTACTGTAATGCTGAAGCAAAAGTTTTAACCATGAAGAAATCTGCTTGACATGTTTTTCTTCAACTATTAGTATACTTCCATTCAATACAGTCGGGTTAAGGTATTTTCCATGCACTGGGAAGCAGGGAAAAACTGAGGCTGTGTTGTCTGAGAGTAAACTGTTCATCTACTTCTTGTCCGGTTAAAAAAAGCTCAAGGTATAGTGAAGCTTGGAGTGTTTTTTTGCTCTGAGGTTATATCAATTTCTTTATTATCGTGTCTATTTCAATGAGAACCAGCTTGGGACACCTGAATACGCATGGTTGGCTGGACATGAGAAACAAACCGCTGCGTATTAGCCCGAGAGAGTTGTCAGGCAACTTGAAATCATTAATTGCCTCATGCGGAAAAACTTGGATGGTCGGGCTGGCCGACCGTCTAAGGTTTAAAGTCATTTTGCAACCTTAACCCTTTTTGGAGGAGGTAGGAGGAGTTGGTATGAGACGATTACGTGAAAAAAGGCGATTTTCTAAACCGCAACTGACTACCTTTTTTTTGATACTCATTTTCTGTCTGAGTATCACGGCCACAGGATTTGCGGGGGAGATGATCACAGGCAAGGACCTTTTCAAACACACAACCAAGGGCGCTGTTTATGGAGGCGTTTATCGGTCCAGCTCGAACGCCCCGAGGTCCTTAGACGCTCACCAGGAGACCTACGGACTGACAACCCAGGTTACTAACAACACCAACAACACCCTAGTGCGCCTGACCCAGGATATGACCGGGGTCGAGCCGGACCTGGCCAAGAGCTGGCGGCGATTGGATCCTCTGACTTATGAATTTAAGATTCACAAGGGCGTGCGCTTTCAGGACATCCCGCCCATGAACGGCCGCGAACTGACCTCGACGGACATCAAGTACAGCATCCAGCGCGTGGCCGGGAAGTATGGCAAAAGGGCAAACTTCAAACACCGCTACTATTTTGAAGGTAAGCTGGCTTCCATTGAAACACCCGACAGATACACCGTTATCTTTAAAACCAAGGAACCTTATGCGCCTTTTATCAGGTATATCGCCGCGCCCTGGTCTACTATCGTGCCCCGGGAGGCGGTGGAGAAGTATGGCGACCTGAAGAGGAAGGCTCTGGGGACCGGCCCGTTCATTCTCAAGGAGTTTGTCCGGGGTTCCCACATCATCATGGTAAAAAACCCGAATTACTTCAAAAAAGGCCTGCCTTATCTGGATAAGATTCACTACAAGATCATGCGCGATCCGGCTGCGATTCTCGCTGCCTTTCTGGCGGGGAAACATAATGCCACCGGCTTCTATTTCTTCCAGCTTCCAACCGTGAAGAAAGAAGCGCCTGAGTGTAATATTTTCAGGGCGAAAGGGACCCATATGTGGGTCATCAGGACCCCTCCCTGGATCAAGGGTAAAAAACCGCAGCAGCCGCCGTTTGATAAAAGGAAGGTCAGGCAGGCCATTGGCCACGCCATTGATAAGAAGAGGCTCCTCAAGCTGGCCTGGGGTGGTTTTGGCACGGTGCAGATCGGATGTGTGCCCAACTTTCCACCTTTCTCCTTGCCTCCGGAGGACCAAATTGAGTACAATCCCGAGAAGGCCAAGAAGCTCCTGGCCGAGGCCGGGTATCCCAACGGGTTCAACACCGAGTTTATCACCTGGAACCTGTCTTACGTGACCAAGCCGGCCCAGGTGATCAAGGAGATGCTGGCCGAGGTGGGTATCAATGTCAATCTGAAGACCATGGAGATGGCCCAGTACTTCAACAAGACCTACCGCTTTGATTATTTCATGTCTCTCCATATCATGACCGCGGCGGTGGACCCGGAAGAGATGTTCGCTCCTTATTACGGGCAGGTGGATAAATCCACCTTTTACAAGTGGAGCAATGAAAAAATTTGGAAGGCAATTGCGGAACAGTCACGTGAACTGGATGAGAAAAAGCGCATCGCCATGATCCACAAGATCCAGCGCATGGTTAATGAGGATGCCCCGAACCTGTTCTGTTACACGCAGTATCGTTTCTGGACCAATAGGCCTTATGTCCACTACAAGTTCTACCACAACGAATATCAAGTCAGACTGATGGAGGAGTGCTGGCTCGCGAAACACTAGAAGCAGACCGTCGGCCGCCGGCTGTGACCAAGCCGGCGGCCGGCCCAGTCAAAGGATAGCAAGGATTTAAATGAGTAGATACATCATCAGAAGGGTTCTGCTGCTTATTCCGACCATTGCCTTGGTTTCTTTCCTGGTTTTCTGCATCGTGCGCCTGATTCCCGGGGATGTAGTCGAGCTGATGGTGGCTGAACAGGGTTTTGCCGATGACGCGGATGAACTAAGAGAAATCTTGGGTCTGGATAAGCCTCTTCTGACGCAGTACTTCAGGTATATGAAAGGGGTCTTTCAGGCGGACCTGGGGATTTCTCTATGGAGTGGAGAGCCGGTTCTGGATGAAATCGCCCGGCGGTTGCCCATCAGCTTTGAACTGGCCTGCATGGCCCTTGTCTGGACTTTTTTAATGGGCGTACCCATTGGTGTTATTTCCGCTTTAAAACAAGATAGTCTCTTAGACTACATTTTGAGAAGTTGGGCCATCGGCGGCCTCTCCATCCCTGGTTTCTGGATTGCAACCCTGATTCTGGTCTTCGGGGCCATCTGGTTCAAGTGGGTTCCACCCATGGATTATATTCCTTTCAGGGAAAATCCCATTCAGAATCTTTCTCAACTTCTGGCCCCCTCCCTTGTCCTTTCCCTGGCCATGTCAGCCAGCATTATGAGGATGACCAGGACCATGATGCTGGAAGTAACGGGGGAGGATTACATCCGCACGGCCAAGGCCAAAGGGCTTACAGGCTATACGGTCGTCGTCCGTCATGCCCTCAAGAACGCTATGATACCCGTCCTGAGCATCATGGGACTCCAGCTGGCTTTTCTGATTGGAGGCACGGTCATCATGGAGAGTATTTTCGTTCTGCCAGGCATGGGCAAGTATCTGATTGACGCCATCACCTGGCGTGATTATCCGGCCATCCAGGGGATTAATCTCTTCCTCTGTTCGTCAATTATCACAATAAATTTAATGGTAGACATAATTTACGGATTCCTGGACCCCAGAATCCGGTATCAATAGATGCTAGACCTGAATTTTTTCCAAGAGGTTAACAATGAGCGAGGTCACTGATTTTACCTCAGATTATCTTGTAGACGAATTTGATCTTCCCAAAAGGCATCACTGGACTCTGGAACTATTAATCCAGCTTGTGAAAAACAAGCCGCTCGGCGCCTTTGGAGGCTTCCTGGTCCTTGGCCTGGTCCTGGTTGCTATCTTTGCCCCGATCATCGCACCCTATGGGCCCAATGATATTCATGCGGAGCGGATTGTGGAGCAGCCCAGCCGAACTTTTTACTTCGGTACCGACGCTTTAGCCAGAGACGTCTTCAGCCGTATTGCGTTCGGCGCCAGAGTTTCCCTGACCGTCGGGCTCGGCGCCGTCTCCCTCAGTATTACCCTGGCCACGATCATCGGTATTCTCTCCGCCTATATTGGCGGGGTGGTGGACACCGCCATCCAGCGCTGTGTGGACGCCATGATGTCCTTCCCCTGGCTGGTCATCATGCTCACGGTCATGGCCATCCTGGGGCCGGGGACCGGAAATGTCGTCCTGGCCCTGGGCATTGCCGGATTCAGCGGAAGCTCCCGCGTCATTCGCGGCGCGGTCATGGCAATCAGAGAAAGCGAATATCTCCTTTCAGCCAGGGCCACCGGATGCAAACAGTGGGTCATCATCATCTTTCACGTGCTGCCCAATGTCGCTGCCCCGATCATCGTGCTGGCCACCCTTGGACTGGGCAACGCCATCCTGGCCGAGTCCGCTCTCAGTTTTTTGGGCTTCGGCGTTCCGCCTCCAGCACCCTCGTGGGGAAGAATGCTCAGCGGTGACGGCCTCAACTACATGCTTCAGGCGCCGGGCCTGGCTATCTTCCCCGGCCTGGCCATCAGCATCGCCGTCTTTGGATTCAACATGCTGGGCGACGCCCTGCGCGATCTGCTTGATCCAAGGCTGCAAGGCACCGGAGGAGGTAGGACCTAAAACGTTTCCATGGAAATAATGGAAGCGGCTCTCTGCTCAGCCTTCACTCATCAAGCAACGGAAATTGCAGAAACAGGTTCTTCGCCGCCCGATCAGCTTTATACCAGGTTGCGATCAAACATTTACTAACGAATTGTCATTCCGAACCCCCGGCCCTCCGGCAGAAGCCATAGGGTTATTTGGCAAAGAAACTGTTTTCAAGTTTTGGATTTCTGGTCTTTCATATGTTAATAAAGGCCAAGACTACTACGAACGCGCTTATAAATAACGGGTCATCTATAATAAAAAAAACATGCAAATTCAATGGGTTTCATAGCCAAGCAGTTGTAGGTCAGGGTGCGAAGCTGCCTTACATGCATGGGCGCTCGCCACTGGGGGTTATTCTTGCCTAAAGCTGTTAAGAAAGAAGCGTCAGGCTGAAAATGGCCATGTTGCCCAAGGCATGAATAACAACCGGAACCAGCAGATGGCCTTCCAGTTCATAAGCTAAGGCAAACATGATACCTCCAGCTATTTGCATCAGAGGCAGACCCGGCCCGCCAGCATGGGCAAGAACGAAAAGCAGTGTGCTGGCCGCTAGAGCCACGATCACGCCCCATCGTCTCAGAAAGCCGTATACGATTCCGCGGAAAAAGAGCTCTTCCGCCAGGGGAGCTACCGTCCCGCCCACCAGGAAAAACAGACCCGCCTGCCAGGATTTTGACGGGAGAGGGGTTTGGAGGAGTCTCAGGGGGTTGCTGCCAGCCGCATAAATGACGGTGAAACAGAAAACGGCGATCAGTCCAAAACCGGCCGACCAGATCAGCCCTTTTTTAAGGCCGGGTACGATCTGGTTCCTTGCCAGCCCAATGGATGACAGTCCGCGCCCCCAGATTACAACAATCAGAAGCATGAGAACGATCTCGATCAGACGCAGCGTCCCGACCGCGGGGATTTTAAAAGAGAGGTGGCCCAGGATGAGCGTCCCGGCGGCCCGTTCAACCAGAACGAGGACCAGGATACTCAAGAGAAAGATTCTTAACTCGATCTTCTTTGTTTCCATCCCAGCTTCCGCAAGGCGCGGTAGGCGTACCCCTGAACGTACCAGTCGTCAGATTTATTGATGCGCTCGATAATTTGCCTCGTGACCCTTCTTTCCCCTCGCCAGCCCAGGGCCTCATAGACCATGCACACCACATTTAAGCTGGGATCGTCCCATAGAGAAAGCAGGTCCTGATATGTCTCGGCCCGCCGACTCACGCCCAGGGCTTGGCCCAGCCAGTAGCGCTCGACGGTTTTTGGGCTTGAGAGCATTTGTCGGTAGGCCGGAAAATCGTTTATCTCCAGTCTGTTTTCTTTGATTATTTTCAAGGCCGCCACCCGTTTCTCCCAGTGTTTGGCCTCAAGGGCTTCGGATACGTCTTTGACCTCCCGGGCCATGCCTTTGTTTTTCATAACTGGAAACAATAAAGCCAGGCCGATGAAAAAACAAAGGACCGCAGCCAGGAAGACGGAAGGATCAGAACCAATAAAAAGGCCGGTTAAACCCCGCAAAATGGAAAAAATAAATAGATACAAAAGGATCGGAAATCCAATGAGCAGGGACCAGAAGGTGGCCTGCCGGAAAAGAAGATAACAATCGCTTTTTGCGGAAATCTGCCTCAAAACTTCCGCCGGACGGGCGAAAAACTCCCTGGAGGTGATTTGGAGGATGGTTCTGTTCCTGGTCATAAAGGCCAGGGAGCCGTCATTTTTTTTAACCGTGAGGTCAACCGTCGCCTCTTTGCCCAGAGGCAGGTAATCATACCTGAGTAATACATTTTCCATACGCCGGCGCAGAGGATTCTCCTGAATTGCTGTCAGGTTTACGGTCTTGAGAAGCTTCTGATCCAGAGACTTGAAGACCTCGGCCGGGTAGAGAGTATAGCGATAGTAAACATCGTTGATCCTTTTCCCGACCGGATTTGACAGGAGAAGGCTGTCGCGGATGTTTATAAATAGATAGTCGTCCAGCTGGAACGACCACAGGACCACCAGAGCGGCCACGGGCAACAGAAAGACGATCCTGTTCCGGCGGTAGTTCTGGTCAAGCTGCCTGGCCGAGCGTCTAACACTGAGCCAGAAGACCGCGGTAGGGATGAGCAGGAAATATAAAGAGACCATCGGACTTATCCCGCGCCAGTTCAACGTCACCAGAAATCCCAGCCAGCAAAGTAAAAACAAGATCAGCCAGATTTTGTTCCGGCCGAGTATTTGATCCCAGAGGCGCGCCAGGGTAAAAGATAAAACCGACAGCCCGGCGCCCAGGCTCACGGTAAAAAAGAAACCGCCCCATATGGCCGGGCCAGGATCTTTGAGATGCAGAGCTGCGTGCTGGTTGGGGACAGCCAGGTAACCTGCTTCGGAAATGACCGTGACCATCTCGTGAAGGTGCGCGTTTGAAAGGTAGACGTGAATAGTGGCCAGGACCTGGGCCAGGATTAAACCCAGAAGGAGGCCGCCGAGGCCGCTGAAGGCCTTGTCCCTGCCCACTTTGAGCCTCATAAACTTTGACGGAGGGCGTCGGAGAAGAGCACCGAGCAGTAACGGCAAAACCGGTCCGACTTCTGGTCAATGTGTTCCAGGTCATGCGCAAAGCTCATGACACAGTTATTATCGTCGCAGTGAACCAGGTTGAAGGTATGCCCCAGTTCATGAACCACCTCCTTGAAGACCCTCTGCACCATCACATCAAAAGGCACCGGTGTTCCTGTGTCTTTTCCCGAGAGACGGTAAAGTGAAACAACGGCGGCCTGGCCGGGCAGCATGGCTTCACCATAGACATAGGTTAAAATCGGAATAAAGAGGTCCACCTCCGTCAGACCCACGATGCGTTTGCAGCCTGGGGGAGCTTTCCTGACCAGGTCCTCGAGGATGGCTTTGGAGAGATACTGCTGCCGGGCAGGGTTATAGGCGAACTCGGGAGAACCGCAGCCCTCAAGAATGGTGATCGGGAAAGGAAATATCTGATTTAATTCTATGACCAGGGCCTCCAGGATATCCAGATCAATTTGGCCATAAGCCCTCAGCCCAATAAAGCTCTCCTCAGGCATTACTCGGTTTTTTAAGCCCGTACTTCTTGATACGATTATAGAGCGTCACCCGGTCAATACCCAGGGTGGCCGCTGCCTTGGAGATGTTCCACTGCGTGTCTTCGAGGACTTCAATGATATGAGCCTTTTCTACTTCCTTGAGGCTTCCATCCTTGGGGGTGTAGAGCGGTTTCTCTTGATAAAAGGGGAGGCTTTCCGCCTGGATGGCGCGGCCTCGTCCCACGACCACGGCCCTTTCAATAGCGTTTTCGAGTTCACGAACGTTGCCAGGCCAATCGTAAAGCATCATCTCGTCAAGCGCCTTCCGGGAGATGCTGTCAAAGGGCTTGTTCAGCTCTTTGGCCATGCGGCGCAGGAAGTGGTTGGCCAGGAGGGGGATGTCTTCCTTGCGCTCCCTCAAAGGCGGCGCATGGATGGTGATGACGTTGAGCCGGTAATAGAGGTCCTGCCGGAAGGCGCCTTCCTGGATGGCCTGGCCGAGTTCGCGATTGGTGGCGGACATAATGCGAAAGTCCGCTTCAATGGGCTGTGTGCCGCCAACCCGATAAAACTGCTTTTCTTCCAGGACATGAAGCAGGTCAATTTGCATCTTCATGCTGATCTCACCGACTTCATCTAGAAAAAGGG
Proteins encoded in this window:
- a CDS encoding HEAT repeat domain-containing protein — its product is MGRDKAFSGLGGLLLGLILAQVLATIHVYLSNAHLHEMVTVISEAGYLAVPNQHAALHLKDPGPAIWGGFFFTVSLGAGLSVLSFTLARLWDQILGRNKIWLILFLLCWLGFLVTLNWRGISPMVSLYFLLIPTAVFWLSVRRSARQLDQNYRRNRIVFLLPVAALVVLWSFQLDDYLFINIRDSLLLSNPVGKRINDVYYRYTLYPAEVFKSLDQKLLKTVNLTAIQENPLRRRMENVLLRYDYLPLGKEATVDLTVKKNDGSLAFMTRNRTILQITSREFFARPAEVLRQISAKSDCYLLFRQATFWSLLIGFPILLYLFIFSILRGLTGLFIGSDPSVFLAAVLCFFIGLALLFPVMKNKGMAREVKDVSEALEAKHWEKRVAALKIIKENRLEINDFPAYRQMLSSPKTVERYWLGQALGVSRRAETYQDLLSLWDDPSLNVVCMVYEALGWRGERRVTRQIIERINKSDDWYVQGYAYRALRKLGWKQRRSS
- a CDS encoding nitroreductase family protein — encoded protein: MSWVSIEEDKCTDCGLCVAACMRCFTDNDGEIIVDANETNCNFCGHCVALCPTMAITHHKMNMDGFIEFDEDVQFDTSRFIQFIKKRRSHRSFKDKEISEKDLKTLVDVCRFAPTGSNVQTVEIVVVREPERIQKLSDLTVDFFKEMIDEVEQRAANLKAEGKNLPEDLEFALQTLEGRNRLILAREAGIDPIFHKAPAVMIFHSPQLTSTPKDNCVIAAQTVVLLAMTMGLETCYIGLFEAAANAFPPLMKELNFPAGHKVFSVLVLGYPRLKFLRSVDRKPIKVRWE
- a CDS encoding archaemetzincin family Zn-dependent metalloprotease yields the protein MPEESFIGLRAYGQIDLDILEALVIELNQIFPFPITILEGCGSPEFAYNPARQQYLSKAILEDLVRKAPPGCKRIVGLTEVDLFIPILTYVYGEAMLPGQAAVVSLYRLSGKDTGTPVPFDVMVQRVFKEVVHELGHTFNLVHCDDNNCVMSFAHDLEHIDQKSDRFCRYCSVLFSDALRQSL
- a CDS encoding CPBP family intramembrane metalloprotease — encoded protein: METKKIELRIFLLSILVLVLVERAAGTLILGHLSFKIPAVGTLRLIEIVLMLLIVVIWGRGLSSIGLARNQIVPGLKKGLIWSAGFGLIAVFCFTVIYAAGSNPLRLLQTPLPSKSWQAGLFFLVGGTVAPLAEELFFRGIVYGFLRRWGVIVALAASTLLFVLAHAGGPGLPLMQIAGGIMFALAYELEGHLLVPVVIHALGNMAIFSLTLLS
- a CDS encoding ABC transporter substrate-binding protein, encoding MRRLREKRRFSKPQLTTFFLILIFCLSITATGFAGEMITGKDLFKHTTKGAVYGGVYRSSSNAPRSLDAHQETYGLTTQVTNNTNNTLVRLTQDMTGVEPDLAKSWRRLDPLTYEFKIHKGVRFQDIPPMNGRELTSTDIKYSIQRVAGKYGKRANFKHRYYFEGKLASIETPDRYTVIFKTKEPYAPFIRYIAAPWSTIVPREAVEKYGDLKRKALGTGPFILKEFVRGSHIIMVKNPNYFKKGLPYLDKIHYKIMRDPAAILAAFLAGKHNATGFYFFQLPTVKKEAPECNIFRAKGTHMWVIRTPPWIKGKKPQQPPFDKRKVRQAIGHAIDKKRLLKLAWGGFGTVQIGCVPNFPPFSLPPEDQIEYNPEKAKKLLAEAGYPNGFNTEFITWNLSYVTKPAQVIKEMLAEVGINVNLKTMEMAQYFNKTYRFDYFMSLHIMTAAVDPEEMFAPYYGQVDKSTFYKWSNEKIWKAIAEQSRELDEKKRIAMIHKIQRMVNEDAPNLFCYTQYRFWTNRPYVHYKFYHNEYQVRLMEECWLAKH
- a CDS encoding ABC transporter permease — encoded protein: MSRYIIRRVLLLIPTIALVSFLVFCIVRLIPGDVVELMVAEQGFADDADELREILGLDKPLLTQYFRYMKGVFQADLGISLWSGEPVLDEIARRLPISFELACMALVWTFLMGVPIGVISALKQDSLLDYILRSWAIGGLSIPGFWIATLILVFGAIWFKWVPPMDYIPFRENPIQNLSQLLAPSLVLSLAMSASIMRMTRTMMLEVTGEDYIRTAKAKGLTGYTVVVRHALKNAMIPVLSIMGLQLAFLIGGTVIMESIFVLPGMGKYLIDAITWRDYPAIQGINLFLCSSIITINLMVDIIYGFLDPRIRYQ
- a CDS encoding DUF5320 domain-containing protein translates to MPGYDRTGPMGQGPMTGGGFGFCSGARPAGSWAAGRGAGRGARPWGGGRGRVFGGAWQPQGFYDPAYRAGYPDTGPGAPAGSESEFLKAQAEDLRTQLKDLEARLAEIEKE
- a CDS encoding ABC transporter permease, encoding MSEVTDFTSDYLVDEFDLPKRHHWTLELLIQLVKNKPLGAFGGFLVLGLVLVAIFAPIIAPYGPNDIHAERIVEQPSRTFYFGTDALARDVFSRIAFGARVSLTVGLGAVSLSITLATIIGILSAYIGGVVDTAIQRCVDAMMSFPWLVIMLTVMAILGPGTGNVVLALGIAGFSGSSRVIRGAVMAIRESEYLLSARATGCKQWVIIIFHVLPNVAAPIIVLATLGLGNAILAESALSFLGFGVPPPAPSWGRMLSGDGLNYMLQAPGLAIFPGLAISIAVFGFNMLGDALRDLLDPRLQGTGGGRT